A segment of the Marinobacter arenosus genome:
GTTCCTTGCCGCTCTCGCCAGTCATTTCAATGAACTTGTCCTCAACCTGGGGAGCGCGCTCCTTGAAGGCCTGGATCTGTTCGTCGTTCAGGCGAGTGACGGTGACTTCGTCGGAGGCTTTCTGGATCTTGCCAAGGGCTTCTTCAGCCAGGCCGTCAATGTGAACAATGATTTCCTCGAACGCGAAGTCGGCAGCGTCCTGAACCAGCTTCTGGTCTTCGTCCGACAGGCCGTCATAGAAGTTCTTGTTGGCCATCATCGCAGTGGTGAACCAGCCATGGCTGGTGAAAACGAGGTTCGGAGACACTTCGTACAGACCACCGGACTCGATCCAGAAAATCGGGTTCTCCTGGCCCTGGATCATGTTGGTCTGCAGTGCACCGTAGACTTCACCCCAGGGCAGCGGGGTCGGGGTGGCGCCGAAGGCGGCATAGGTTTCGGACAGCAGTGGGTTGGTCATGACGCGGATCTTCTTGTTGTTGAAGTCCTCCGGCTTGGTAACCGGCTCGTCAACGGTGACCACCATTTCGCCTTCCGGGTACATCTTCAGAAGCTCAAGTCCCTTGTCGGCATACAACTTCGGGAAATCTTCATTGATGGCTTCACTCTCCCGGAAGAACTCGATGACCGTTTCCATGTCGGTGGGCATCAGGTAGGGAATGAAGAAAATCTGGGCTTCCGGAATCAGTGCGCCGGTGAAACCCGGGGACTGGTTAACAAAGTTCAGGATCCCGGCCTGGGTCTGCTCCATGATGTCGTCAGATTCACCCAGCTCGCCGAAACGATAAATCTGCAGGGTGTGATCGGAGTTTTCCTCGACGTATTCCTTGAACTTGTACGCGAACACGTCCTGTACGTCGCCTTCATACTCTTCGTGAGCATAACGCCAGCTAGCGGCGTTCACCGAGTTGGCGACCGTCATGGCCGCAAAAGCGAACGCTGAAATTCCGGCCAGTTTCTTGAATTTACTCATGCTACTCATCGGGTTTTCTCCGTTCGTTTTTCTACTGAGATTTATTGTTACATTATTAAAGACTGGCAAAACAACGGGGTTTTCGCAAGAAAATGGCCAAAACAAAAAAATCCAACCCGGTGCCGAACCCCTGTCGCAAGTTTATGAAATCATGGTTCATTCAGATTCGAGCGACACACCTCGAGGAACCATTGGAACTCGCTGACCACCCGGCCGACGCTGTTCTCAAGGCGATGACCATCCGGTAGAACCAGGGTGGGAAGCCCCTGTTTCCGGGCCAGTTCCAGTACCGGCATCACGGGGACCACGTCGTCCCTCCAGCCGTGGATCACCTGGCTAAACCGGGCCCGAATGTTCGGACTTGACTGGGGATACCCTTCCATCGCCAGCGCGGGCGCCAGCAGGAAACATCCAAGTACCGGGGTTGATTCGCTGGTCTGCGCACAGACCCAGCCACCCATGCTGGAGCCGGCAAGCACCGTACGGCCCGGATCGGCCCCGGCTTCCTCCATGGCGCTGGCCATCTGTGCCAATCGGGTCGCCGGATCCCTGGTGGAGCGATGGTCAATAGCGATGGCTGTCACGCCCGGGAAGGCCTCGGCGGCATCCTTCATTGCCTGGATCTTGGTGCTTCCCGGACCGCTTTCGAGGCCGTGGGAAAGGAAGACGAACAGTGTCGGTGTGGGCATGGTTCGAACCCTGTGAAACGGTGTCTGTGAGGATTGAGCGTCCCGCAAAGGATGGTGGGTCAAACCGGGCATGTCCAGCCGAACCGCTGCCCGGCACTGAAACCATTTGGCGTTGTGTGGCGTAATACTGGTGAACGTAAACGGAGTATCAAACCATGGTCAGACTGCTCTTCGCGGCCCTTTTTTCGCTGTCGGTTGGCGGGGTTCACGCCGATGAGCCGGTGTCGTCGTCCTGCCCGGCGTTTCTCGATCACGAGCTCCGCAAGCTTCATTCCCGGGACAACGTCAACCTGTGCAACATGGCCGCGGGCAAACCCATGCTGGTGGTGAACACCGCCAGTCGATGCGGGTACACCGGACAGTTCGAAGGGCTGGAAGCGTTGCACCGGAAATACCAGGACCGGGGGCTGGTCGTGGTTGGCTTTGCCAGCGATGATTTCCGCCAGGAGGCAGACACCGAAGCGGAAGCTGCCCGGGTCTGTTACAAGAATTTCGGAGTGACCTTCACCATGATTGCCCCGGGCCCGGTGACGGGGTCGGACGCCAATCCGGTGTTCCAGCACGTCAGTGGCCAGAGCCAGCCGCCGCGCTGGAATTTCTTCAAGTATGTGCTGGATCGGGATGGCCGAGTGGTGGAGGCCTTTCCCAGTCGGGTAGAGCCGGACGACCCGACACTGGTCCGGGCCGTCGAATCGGTGCTCTAGGCACGGCGTGTTGCGGCCAGAACCTCCAGGGCGTGACGGCGCTTGGCGGGGTCGTAGATGTCGATCGTGAACATCAGTTCGTCGACGTCGACCGTCGCCAGTAGCTCGTCCAGTTGCCGGTTCAGGTCGTTGGCATCACCCAGGATCTGGAGCGCGAGGAAGTCCTGAACGCTGGCCTTTTCGCCGGCATTCCACAGTCCTTCCATGGAGTCGACCGGTGGGCGCATCCACAGCGGCTGGCCGCGGAACAGCGCGAGAATCCGCTGGTAGCTGGTGGTGGCCAACCGTCTGGCCTCGTCCATCGAGTCCGCCGGGATCGCCGGAACGGCCAGCATCGAGTAGGGGGCAGCCAGCTGGTCAGAGGGCTGGAAATTGTCCCGGTAGACCCGCAGCGCCTCCCGGTAAAGCCGCGGCGCAAAGTGCCCGGCAAAGGCGTATGGTAGGCCCCGTATGGCCGCAAGTTGGGCACTGTACAGGCTGGACCCCAGCAACCAGATCGGGACATTGGAGCCGGCTCCGGGGATGGCCTTGACCGGCTGGCCAGGTTGCAATGGCCCCAGCAGCTGTTGCAGCCGGGCCACGTCCTCGGGGAACTGTTCGGCACCCAGGCCCTCCCGGCGAAGCGCCCGGGCGGTGACCGGGTCAGTCCCGGGCGCACGACCCAGGCCCAGGTCGATGCGGCCGGGGTAGAGGCTCTCCAGGGTTCCGAACTGTTCGGCGATCACCAGCGGTGGATGGTTAGGCAGCATGACCCCGCCGGAACCCACCCGTATCCGGTCGGTTTTGCCGGCGATGTGACCGATCAGGACCGAGGTTGCGGAGCTGCTGATGCCTTCCATGTTGTGGTGCTCGGCCAGCCAGAAACGGCTAAAGCCCAGTTGTTCGGCGCGCTGGGCGTAGGCCACGCTGTTGGCCAGCGTGGTGCCGACGGAATCGCCTTCACGAACGGAGGCAAGCTCAAGCAGGGAATAGTCGGGTCGGTTGGACATGGGGCTCCGGATTGGTGTGCATGTTGGTGAGTCAGAGATCCACGACAACCGGCAGGTTCAACGGCTTGTAGCTGCCGGTACAGGTGCTGGCGTTGACATACAGGCAGTCGCCAATCTGTTGCTGGCCGTGGTCTTCGTGAATATGTCCAAAAACATGGAGCCGAAGGGACAGGGTTTCAACCTTTCGGGCCAGGTCCTCGCACCCGGGGCGGACGGTTCCCGTGGGCAGAATGATCCGGTCCAGTATGCCGGCGGGCGGGCCATGGGTTATCAACACGTCGGTGTCCCCGGGAATTCGGGCCCAGCGCTCGGCAATCGCCGGGCCCCGTTCGAGATTGAACGCCCAGTTGAAAAACACCGGTGTCCAGGGGCTGCCCCAGAATTTCAGGCCCTCCAGTTCCAGTGCGCTGTCCTGCAGGTAATGGGCATGCTGGACCAATGCCCTGGCGTCGGCGGGTTCATCCTGAAAACACCAGTCATGGTTGCCGGCGATCAGAATCTTGTGGCGATGGGGCTGCTCCGAGAACCACCGATCCAGGTCCTCCAGCTCTTCCAGGGTGCCGACCCCGAGACAGTCCCCGGCGTGAATCAACAGATCGCCGTCTGGCACCTCGATCTGTCGGTGCATGCTGTGGGTGTCGGAGATACAGACAATTCTCATGGTTCGGCGTGTCCTGGATGACAATGGCGATTCGGTCGGGAAATCCGTCGTATTCTACGATAGCATCTGGCGCCCCAGACCCGTCCACGCATTTATGGTGACCCCCATGCGCCTGATACTGAGTCGCAAAGGCTTCGATTCCTCCGCTGGTGGCTGCCCCAGCCCGCTGCTCCCGGATGGTTCGCTGTGCGTGCTGCCGATTCCCGATGGCCAGTCTCAAATCCGTTACGATGATGTGCGCTTTGGCGAACGTCGGTTGGGCAAGCTGGCGCGGGACCTGAGCGGCGGCCGCGTTCGGGGTGGTGACGGCGCTCACCTGGATCCGGATCTGATGGCCGGGGCTTATCCCCGTCTGGACGGGTGGCGGCCAGTTCTGGGGCAGACAGGATCCGCCCAGGGGCACCTGCGCAATCAGGGGGTCGCTGAGGGCGACCTGTTCCTGTTTTTCGGGGTCTTCCGTCGGGCCGAACTCTGGCGCCGACGCTGGCGATTCGTGCCGGGTTCACGGCCCTTCCATGCCATCTGGGGCTGGCTACACATTGCCGAGACCCACTCCATTGATGCGCTCCCGGAGAGCGCCTTGCCCTGGGCCCGGTACCACCCACATTTCCACGGCCAGCCGGATGCGGGCAATACTCTGTATGTGGCCAGCCCTGATTTCCGGTTGCCGGAACAGCGGCAGATTCTTCCCGGCAGCGGCGTCTTCCCATCGTTTGACGAGGGGCTGATGCTGAGTGACCCGGAGGCTCGCCTGCCGACCCAGTGGCGTTTGCCGGCGGGCTTTTATCCAGGCGATGCCCGTGCACCGCTGAGTTACCATGCCAGGCCAGATCGTTGGCGACTGGCCCCGCCCTGGTGTTACCTGAAAGGGGCGGCCAGGGGCCAGGAGTTTGTCCTGGATCTGGCGGCGTATCCGGAGCTGGAACCCTGGTTGTCGGCGCTGCTCAGAACTGGCCGTGCCGCCCCGCCCCTTCCCTGAATTTCCGGGCGCCGTCGATGGCCTCTTCAAAAACCACCGGATAGCCGGCTGCGCCTTCCGTGGCCAGGGCGTCGTGGGTGCTCAGGTCCCACTGGCGGATGGCCGAGGCGCGGTCAGCGAGCAGGCACCGTTGGGGAAAACCGGCGATGGTGCGGGCAAGCGTCTGGGCTGCGTCGAGCGCGGTGCCGTCCGGCACGACCCGGTTAGCCAGGCCCATCGAGAGGGCCTCGTCGGCCGTCACCGGGCGACCTGTGAGGATCATGTCCATGGCATGGCCGTGACCAACGATCCGGGGCAGGCGCACGGTGCCGCCATCAATCAGGGGGACGCCCCAGCGCCGACAGAAAACACCAAAGACCGCCGAACTGTCCGCCACGCGCAGGTCGCACATCAGCGCCAGTTCCAGTCCGCCGGCGACGGCATAACCCGAGACCGCAGCAATCACGGGTTTCGACAGCTGCATCCGGGTGGGACCCATGGGGCCGTGTCCAGTGCCGTGGGGGTCAATCTCGTTGCGTCGGTCCGGGTCGTCGAGGGCAGTGAGGTCGGCGCCGGCGCAGAAGTTGCCGCCGGCACCCGTCAGGACCGCAACCTTGACGGCTTCATTCTCCTCGCATTCCGTGAAAGCGCGGCGCAGGGCGTTCGCGGTTGGCCGATCCACCGCATTGCGTTGACTCGGTCGGTTCAGGGTGATGGTGAGGATACCTTCGGTCAGTGACGTGAGAACGGGTTGCTCGGTCATAGTGGGTGTCCTGTGCGTCTTTTGCGGGGAACCGCCGAATTCATTGTAAGATGGGTGAACACGTCTCACCCATAACGTGAGCATAACCCATTTCACAAACAGGGTCGGAGGCCGGGGAAATGCAGCCCAGCGGGTTTTACGAGAACGACACCACACTTGCCCAGTACTCGGAGTTCCATTTTGGCGAGCGGTGGCACGGCGAGCCCAATTTCCCGAAAGAACTGGCCGACGTCGCCATCGATGCCATGGACGGTCGGAATTTCGGGCGGGCCCTGGACATTGGCTGTGCCTGTGGCCGGACCAGTTTCGAACTGGCGCGACGGTTTGACCACGTTGATGGCATCGATTTTTCGGCCACGTTTATTCGAAAGTGCGAGGAAATGGCGCAACACAAACGGGTTCGCTACGCCCGCCCGGAAGAGGGCGAGCTGGTGAGCTATCACGAGCGAACACTGGCTGCGTTGGACCTGGAGCAGACAGCCGGCAAGGTGGCGTTCCATCAGGGCGATGCCTGTGACCTCGACCCCCGATTTACCGGTTACGATCTGGTCCTGGCGGGCAACCTGATTGACCGTCTGTATCAACCGTCTAAATTTCTCACCACCATCCATGAGCGCATCAACGACGACGGTCTGCTGGTCATTGCCTCACCCTACACCTGGCTGGAGGAGTACACGCCCCGCGCCGAGTGGGTCGGCGGCTTCCTGAAGGATGGTGAAGAGTACACCACCCTGGACGGTTTGAGGGAGGTACTGGGGCCGCATTTTCGCCAGATGGGTGAGCCCCGGAGCCTGCCATTCGTGATCCGCGAGACCCGCAACAAGTTCCAGCACAGTTTTTCCGAGCTCACGGTCTGGCAGAAAATCTCCGTGTGAAGGCCGGCGGTGCCGGTCACTTCATTCTGAAGCCCCTGGCCTCCAAGAATGCCTTCATGTGCGGGCGTAACTTGGTGGTGAACAGCGGCTTGAGCTGCTCCGACCAGGTGGTGTCCTTGTTGCCACCGGTGCGTTCCCGGTAATAGCTGTTCATGGTGGCGTCGAAGGACTCGACCTGTTCCTGGTCCTGTGCGTCCTGGTAGTAGTCTTCCTTGAGAATGAGGTCCACCGGAAGGCGGGGCTTAACCTCCGGCGACTGGTCCGGGTACCCCAGACACAGGCCGAAGACCGGATAAACGTGTTCGGGCAGACGCAAAAGGCTGCTGATCTCAGCGGGATTGTTCCGAATACCCCCGATGTAACACAGGCCGAGGCCCTCAGATTCCGCGGCAATGGCAACGTTCTGGGCCATCAGGGCGGTGTCGACGCTGGCAACCACCAGTTGTTCGGTAGTGCCGCGAACGACGTCCGCACCGGCTCTTTCCGCGGCTTCCGTCGAGCGTTTCATGTCGGCACAGAACACCAGGAAATCGGAGCTGTCGGCGATGTAGGGCTGGCCACCGGCCAGCTCGGCGATCTTCAATCGGTTTTCCGGATTGACCACGTGAATCACGGAGTAGGCTTGCACGTGGTTGGAGGTCGCCGCACTCTGGCCCGCCCGAATCAGCTCGCGCAACAATTCGCGGGGAATTTTCCGATCGGTGAACTTTCGGATGGAGCGGTGGGATTTCAGGAGGTCAATCGTGGCGTTCATGGCATCTCGCTGTCGGTGAATGTCGTATAGCATACGATCGTTAATCGAATCCGAGGTTACCCGTCCTGGTTTGTGGGTAAAAGTGATGACACTAATAATACCAATTCCTACAAAGCAGATACGTTCAGGAGGCGGGAGTGCTGGTATCGTGAAGCTGGAGGGAGTTCGCCTCCAGATTCATTCTCAAGGACCAGAGGACCAATGGAACTGAACGTGCACCTGCCGACCCTGGTGATGCTGTCGATAGCCGTGAACCTGCTGATCGGGGCTCTGCTTTGGGCCGTGTACCGTCTCCGGGACAATCAGCCCTGTTTTCTGGTGTGGACCGGCGCCTGTGCCAGCTTTGTCCTTGGTAGCCTGTTGGCCTCGGCTGGTGCGTTCATTGAGGCTCCCCTTCTGACCGTCCTGGTGGGACATTTGAGTCTTGGCGTGTCACCGCTGCTGTTGCTTGCAGGCATTCACCGCCTGATGGAACTGCCGTTTTTCGGCTCGCGCCACTCGGCCCGTATTCTGAAGTTTGCCAGTGGAATCTACGTCTTTGGCCTGGTGGTGTCGTTCGAGGGTGATCCGGTCGCAGCCCGCTTCCTGACCGCCCTGTATTCCGCACTCTTGTTCAGTCTGGCGGTTTACCGTCTGTCGAGGATCAAACGGAAACCCAGGTTGCCCTTTCGGGTACTCCAGAGCCTGTTTGCCATTCACGGCATCCTGATGATGATCCAGGTGCTGACGATCGCTTGCGGGCGGTCTGGTCTGGTGACCGTGGATA
Coding sequences within it:
- a CDS encoding TRAP transporter substrate-binding protein, with translation MSSMSKFKKLAGISAFAFAAMTVANSVNAASWRYAHEEYEGDVQDVFAYKFKEYVEENSDHTLQIYRFGELGESDDIMEQTQAGILNFVNQSPGFTGALIPEAQIFFIPYLMPTDMETVIEFFRESEAINEDFPKLYADKGLELLKMYPEGEMVVTVDEPVTKPEDFNNKKIRVMTNPLLSETYAAFGATPTPLPWGEVYGALQTNMIQGQENPIFWIESGGLYEVSPNLVFTSHGWFTTAMMANKNFYDGLSDEDQKLVQDAADFAFEEIIVHIDGLAEEALGKIQKASDEVTVTRLNDEQIQAFKERAPQVEDKFIEMTGESGKELLNQFKEDLKEVQSK
- a CDS encoding metallophosphatase domain-containing protein, which codes for MRIVCISDTHSMHRQIEVPDGDLLIHAGDCLGVGTLEELEDLDRWFSEQPHRHKILIAGNHDWCFQDEPADARALVQHAHYLQDSALELEGLKFWGSPWTPVFFNWAFNLERGPAIAERWARIPGDTDVLITHGPPAGILDRIILPTGTVRPGCEDLARKVETLSLRLHVFGHIHEDHGQQQIGDCLYVNASTCTGSYKPLNLPVVVDL
- a CDS encoding crotonase/enoyl-CoA hydratase family protein, with product MTEQPVLTSLTEGILTITLNRPSQRNAVDRPTANALRRAFTECEENEAVKVAVLTGAGGNFCAGADLTALDDPDRRNEIDPHGTGHGPMGPTRMQLSKPVIAAVSGYAVAGGLELALMCDLRVADSSAVFGVFCRRWGVPLIDGGTVRLPRIVGHGHAMDMILTGRPVTADEALSMGLANRVVPDGTALDAAQTLARTIAGFPQRCLLADRASAIRQWDLSTHDALATEGAAGYPVVFEEAIDGARKFREGAGRHGQF
- a CDS encoding Nmad3 family putative nucleotide modification protein, translating into MVRRVLDDNGDSVGKSVVFYDSIWRPRPVHAFMVTPMRLILSRKGFDSSAGGCPSPLLPDGSLCVLPIPDGQSQIRYDDVRFGERRLGKLARDLSGGRVRGGDGAHLDPDLMAGAYPRLDGWRPVLGQTGSAQGHLRNQGVAEGDLFLFFGVFRRAELWRRRWRFVPGSRPFHAIWGWLHIAETHSIDALPESALPWARYHPHFHGQPDAGNTLYVASPDFRLPEQRQILPGSGVFPSFDEGLMLSDPEARLPTQWRLPAGFYPGDARAPLSYHARPDRWRLAPPWCYLKGAARGQEFVLDLAAYPELEPWLSALLRTGRAAPPLP
- a CDS encoding LLM class flavin-dependent oxidoreductase, which gives rise to MSNRPDYSLLELASVREGDSVGTTLANSVAYAQRAEQLGFSRFWLAEHHNMEGISSSATSVLIGHIAGKTDRIRVGSGGVMLPNHPPLVIAEQFGTLESLYPGRIDLGLGRAPGTDPVTARALRREGLGAEQFPEDVARLQQLLGPLQPGQPVKAIPGAGSNVPIWLLGSSLYSAQLAAIRGLPYAFAGHFAPRLYREALRVYRDNFQPSDQLAAPYSMLAVPAIPADSMDEARRLATTSYQRILALFRGQPLWMRPPVDSMEGLWNAGEKASVQDFLALQILGDANDLNRQLDELLATVDVDELMFTIDIYDPAKRRHALEVLAATRRA
- the nfsA gene encoding oxygen-insensitive NADPH nitroreductase — encoded protein: MNATIDLLKSHRSIRKFTDRKIPRELLRELIRAGQSAATSNHVQAYSVIHVVNPENRLKIAELAGGQPYIADSSDFLVFCADMKRSTEAAERAGADVVRGTTEQLVVASVDTALMAQNVAIAAESEGLGLCYIGGIRNNPAEISSLLRLPEHVYPVFGLCLGYPDQSPEVKPRLPVDLILKEDYYQDAQDQEQVESFDATMNSYYRERTGGNKDTTWSEQLKPLFTTKLRPHMKAFLEARGFRMK
- a CDS encoding glutathione peroxidase, coding for MVRLLFAALFSLSVGGVHADEPVSSSCPAFLDHELRKLHSRDNVNLCNMAAGKPMLVVNTASRCGYTGQFEGLEALHRKYQDRGLVVVGFASDDFRQEADTEAEAARVCYKNFGVTFTMIAPGPVTGSDANPVFQHVSGQSQPPRWNFFKYVLDRDGRVVEAFPSRVEPDDPTLVRAVESVL
- a CDS encoding putative 4-mercaptohistidine N1-methyltransferase, encoding MQPSGFYENDTTLAQYSEFHFGERWHGEPNFPKELADVAIDAMDGRNFGRALDIGCACGRTSFELARRFDHVDGIDFSATFIRKCEEMAQHKRVRYARPEEGELVSYHERTLAALDLEQTAGKVAFHQGDACDLDPRFTGYDLVLAGNLIDRLYQPSKFLTTIHERINDDGLLVIASPYTWLEEYTPRAEWVGGFLKDGEEYTTLDGLREVLGPHFRQMGEPRSLPFVIRETRNKFQHSFSELTVWQKISV
- a CDS encoding alpha/beta fold hydrolase codes for the protein MPTPTLFVFLSHGLESGPGSTKIQAMKDAAEAFPGVTAIAIDHRSTRDPATRLAQMASAMEEAGADPGRTVLAGSSMGGWVCAQTSESTPVLGCFLLAPALAMEGYPQSSPNIRARFSQVIHGWRDDVVPVMPVLELARKQGLPTLVLPDGHRLENSVGRVVSEFQWFLEVCRSNLNEP